The Watersipora subatra chromosome 1, tzWatSuba1.1, whole genome shotgun sequence genome has a window encoding:
- the LOC137390680 gene encoding monocarboxylate transporter 12-like, whose amino-acid sequence MAQGIPPDGGYGWVICFTAFLMHFLLDGVANSFAIYLRDYQQYFDTTVANISLANALLCGVVIIQGLGYGMMILPAVIELGYYFEKKRAIAMGIATAGAGVGMMVMAPIIEYIHKTMDWRGAHWIYAGLLIHGCALGALLKPLNTTRCSKAKENVEVTKLNEPATDTLLLTTKNREQSKSTGALVSDKSSHVEERLYASSCVNQRFSIQSEKDNFKMSSLAYGGSFYHLSLQSFAKDEEKDNDSLKRKKEFVLFGIGNIFCTVGYFYPIIYLPVRAQQLGISKEESSFLISVFATFVSLVIVVTCTLVGVEKFASAFGLIMLGRGIAVIIGPPIGGMHRPLK is encoded by the exons ATGGCTCAAG GAATTCCTCCAGACGGCGGATACGGTTGGGTCATATGTTTCACAGCATTCTTGATGCACTTTCTATTAGATGGTGTAGCAAACAGCTTTGCTATCTACCTCAGAGACTATCAACAGTACTTTGATACTACGGTAGCTAACATCAGTTTAGCAAACGCGCTACTCTGCGGAGTTGTCATAATTCAAG GGCTGGGCTATGGAATGATGATTTTGCCAGCAGTCATTGAGCTTGGTTACTACTTTGAGAAGAAAAGAGCTATTGCTATGGGTATAGCAACTGCTGGTGCCGGTGTGGGTATGATGGTCATGGCACCCATAATAGAGTATATCCACAAAACAATGGACTGGAGAGGAGCTCATTGGATCTATG CGGGACTTCTCATTCACGGCTGTGCATTAGGGGCATTACTGAAGCCTCTCAACACTACTAGATGTTCCAAAGCCAAAGAAAATGTAGAGGTCACAAAACTGAATGAGCCGGCAACTGATACATTGTTGCTCACAACGAAAAACAG AGAACAGTCTAAATCAACAGGGGCCTTAGTTTCAGATAAGAGCTCACACGTTGAAGAAAGATTATATGCTAGCAGTTGTGTCAACCAAAGGTTTAGTATCCAGTCTGAAAAAGACAATTTCAAAATGAGCTCTTTGGCATATGGAGGCTCCTTTTATCATCTTTCTCTTCAGAGCTTTGCAAAAGATGAAGAAAAAGATAACGATTCTCTAAAAAGG AAAAAAGAATTTGTCTTGTTTGGAATTGGTAACATTTTCTGCACGGTTGGCTATTTCTACCCAATCATTTACTTGCCTGTCAGAGCTCAACAACTGGGCATCTCAAAGGAAGAATCGTCTTTCCTTATCTCCGTATTTG CCACCTTCGTATCTCTGGTAATCGTCGTCACCTGCACATTAGTCGGAGTAGAAAAATTCGCTAGTGCATTTGGGCTCATCATGCTAGGCCGAGGTATCGCTGTTATTATTGGTCCCCCTATTGGAGGTATGCATAGACCGTTAAAGTAA
- the LOC137390692 gene encoding uncharacterized protein produces MSIVKDISTYKYDFTYVNIQKLCFMKIPIAIKTIDDDDDDDDDDDDDDGDDEDDDDDDDDDDDDDDDDDNDDDDDDDDDDDDDDDDDVDDDDDDGDDDDDDDDDDDDDDDDDDDDDDDDDDDDDDDDDDDDDDDDDDDDDDDDDDDDDDDDDDDDDDDDDDDDDDDDDDDDDDDDDDDDDDDDDDDDDDDDDDDDDDDDDDDDDDDDDDDDDDDDDDDDDDDDDDDDDDDDDDDDDDDDDDDDDDDDDDDDDDDDDDDDDDDNDDDDDDDDDDDDDDDDDDDEDDDDDDDDDDDDDDDDDDDDDDDDDDDDDDDDDDDDDDDDDDDDDDDDDDDDDDDDDDDDDDDDDDDDDDDDDDDDDDDNDDDDDDDDDDDDDDDDDDDDDDDDDDDDDDDDDDDDDDDDDDDDDDDDDDDDDDDDDDDDDDDDDDDDDDDDDDDYDDDDDELFIG; encoded by the exons ATGAGTATTGTAAAGGATATTTCTACATATAAATATGATTTTACTTATGTTAATATTCAGAAATTGTGCTTCATGAAAATACCT atcgctatcaaaaccattgatgatgatgatgatgatgacgatgatgaCGACGACGACGACGGCGATGACGAGGATGACGATGACGACGATGACGACGACGACGATGACGACGACGACGATGATAACGACGACGATGACGACGACGACGATGACGACGACGACGATGACGACGACGACGTCGACGACGACGACGATGACGGCGACGACGACGATGACGACGACGACGACGATGACGACGACGACGACGATGACGACGACGACGACGATGACGACGACGACGACGATGACGACGACGACGATGACGACGACGACGACGATGACGACGACGACGACGATGACGACGACGACGACGATGACGACGACGACGACGATGACGACGACGACGACGACGATGACGACGACGACGACGATGACGACGACGACGACGATGACGACGACGACGACGATGACGACGACGACGACGATGACGACGACGACGACGATGACGACGACGACGACGATGACGACGACGACGACGATGACGACGACGACGACGATGACGACGACGACgatgatgacgatgatgatgatgacgacGATGATGACGACGACGATGATGATGAcgacgatgatgatgatgacgacgacgatgatgatgacgacgacgatgatgatgacgatgatgatgacgatgatgatgatgacgatgatgatgatgacgacaacgatgatgatgacgatgatgatgatgatgatgatgatgatgacgatgatgatgatgacgaggatgatgatgacgatgatgatgatgacgacgatgatgatgatgatgatgacgacGATGATGATGACGACGATGATGATGACGACGATGATGATGACGACGATGACGATGATGACGATGACGATGACGACGATGACgatgatgacgatgatgatgatgatgacgatgacgatgatgatgatgatgatgatgatgatgatgatgatgacgatgacgatgatgatgatgatgatgatgacaatgATGATGACGACgatgatgacgatgatgatgatgacgatgatgatgatgacgatgatgatgacgacgatgatgatgatgacgacGATGATGACGACGAtgatgatgacgatgatgatgatgacgatgatgatgacgatgacgatgatgacgatgatgatgatgatgacgatgatgatgacgatgatgatgatgatgacgatgACGACGACGACGACGATGACGACTACGACGACGACGACGACGAACTCTTTATTggttaa
- the LOC137390703 gene encoding monocarboxylate transporter 12-like produces the protein MEPNEKTDYTGATELIPLTELDEDDICQDSQPIEADGTTEENIGIEEFLPTPPDGGWGWVVVLASFMNHFIVDGISYAFGAFMLEYTEYFKSSAAKTSALMSTLLGCYMLSAPIAGALINKFGCRPVGIAGSILAATSFFVCTFVSSIDAMLFLFGICGGIGFGFMYMPTIISVSMYFEKKRPLALGIAMCGTGVGTFAFAPISKLLLKHYDWKGAHYILAGVIMNGVLFSALMRPVLTKHDRKLRTDKQKRQIVPVKKMEEKKANGLHPASRVSNSLSTKATNARAGMMSHPDLRTYEYGSRLHNSTVHFYHSTHRITSPKSASGLTVQEAENLKRPLYKKDIFYSGSMYHLPEFRKAHNMQEYIVSTTSFPAAHTDAAPKTAFSCRCLPQQIADALSEMLDFNLLKEPSFIIFFVLSMLIMLPYFIPFAFCSVRAKQMGETRSEWLISILGISTMLGRLLSNVIALIPKIKAIYINNVFLLIAGVCCAAIPFTYSFIATAAAAFFYGLFMGANIALTPIILVDLIGLDRLTTGYGLVTLSRGVSTFVGPPLAGQVYDYFSSYDIAFFAAGGLIVFCAMCFFLLELPGLKKSHTQN, from the exons ATGGAACCAAATGAAAAAACTGACTACACCGGAGCAACCGAGTTGATTCCCTTGACAGAGTTGGATGAAGATGATATTTGCCAAGACTCTCAGCCCATTGAAGCGGATGGCACAACTGAAGAAAATATTGGCATAGAAGAGTTTTTACCAACTCCACCAGATGGAGGCTGGGGCTGGGTGGTTGTCCTGGCTTCCTTCATGAACCATTTCATTGTAGATGGTATATCTTATGCTTTTGGAGCTTTCATGTTGGAGTACACTGAGTATTTTAAAAGTTCGGCAGCAAAAACCAGTGCTCTCATGTCAACTCTCTTGGGATGCTACATGCTTTCTG CTCCAATTGCAGGCGCGCTCATAAACAAGTTTGGTTGTCGACCAGTTGGCATCGCTGGCTCAATCCTAGCAGCAACTTCATTCTTTGTCTGTACCTTTGTAAGCTCGATCGACGCCATGTTATTTCTCTTCGGTATATGCGGTG GCATAGGCTTTGGATTCATGTACATGCCGACGATTATAAGCGTCTCTATGTACTTTGAGAAAAAGCGACCACTGGCTCTAGGCATCGCGATGTGTGGCACAGGTGTCGGCACTTTTGCTTTTGCTCCAATCAGCAAGCTGCTGCTTAAGCACTATGACTGGAAAGGAGCTCACTATATCCTCG CCGGTGTAATCATGAATGGAGTACTTTTTTCCGCTCTAATGAGACCAGTTCTCACTAAGCATGACAGGAAGTTGCGTACTGACAAACAGAAGAGGCAAATAGTTCCGGTTAAAAAAATGGAAGAAAAGAAGGCCAACGGGTTACATCCAGCCTCAAGAGTATCAAACAGCCTCTCCACTAAGGCTACAA ATGCTCGGGCTGGTATGATGAGTCATCCTGACCTCCGCACATATGAGTATGGCAGCAGGCTTCACAACAGCACTGTTCATTTCTATCACAGCACACATCGTATTACCAGCCCAAAATCTGCCTCTGGTTTGACAGTCCAAGAAGcggaaaatttaaaaagaccATTGTATAAAAAG GACATATTCTACAGCGGCAGTATGTATCACCTTCCTGAGTTTCGAAAAGCTCATAATATGCAAGAGTACATTGTTAGTACGACCTCTTTTCCGGCAGCCCATACTGATGCTGCCCCAAAAACTGCCTTCAGTTGTCGCTGCCTTCCACAACAAATTGCTGACGCCTTGTCAG AGATGCTAGATTTCAACCTGCTGAAGGAACCATCATTTATAATATTCTTTGTACTTTCAATGCTCATCATGCTTCCGTACTTCATCCCTTTCGCTTTCTGCTCCGTCAGAGCAAAGCAAATGGGAGAAACAAGGTCTGAATGGCTCATTTCTATCCTAG GCATAAGCACAATGTTGGGACGACTCCTCTCTAACGTCATTGCCCTGATTCCTAAAATTAAGGCGATCTACATAAACAATGTATTTCTTTTAATTGCTGGAGTATGTTGTGCTGCTATTCCTTTTACCTATTCGTTTATTGCTACTGCTGCAGCGGCATTCTTTTATGGCTTGTTCATGg GAGCCAACATCGCTCTGACCCCCATTATTCTTGTCGATCTGATTGGACTTGACAGACTAACTACCGGTTATGGACTTGTAACTCTCAGCAGAGGTGTCTCTACTTTTGTTGGACCTCCTCTTGCAG GTCAAGTCTACGATTACTTCTCGTCTTATGATATTGCATTCTTCGCAGCAGGTGGACTCATTGTTTTCTGTGCAATGTGCTTCTTCCTTCTAGAGCTGCCAGGCTTGAAGAAATCACACACCCAAAATTAA